In the Pithys albifrons albifrons isolate INPA30051 chromosome 3, PitAlb_v1, whole genome shotgun sequence genome, one interval contains:
- the QARS1 gene encoding glutamine--tRNA ligase produces MAAAAASTGAMAAEEAEEALGLFTGIGLSEAKARETLRNGALSALLRRAVLQARSALGPALDKATGTLLYNAAARLKDPKHLGFLVGYIARRQILTDLQLNAALEYLRSHPLEPLDAADFEQACGVGVCITPEQIEEAVEAVISEHRAELLAERYHFNMGLLMGEARNRLRWADGKTIKNEVDLQVLHLLGPKTEADLEKKPKAAKTRLAPAEKQKVAVVENGDVGTETQSLLEQLRGEALKFHKPGENYKTEGYVVTPNTMALLKQHLAITGGQVRTRFPPEPNGILHIGHAKAINFNFGYAKANGGVCFLRYDDTNPEKEEEKYFTAIREMVEWLGYQPYAVTHASDYFDQLYTWALELIRRGQAYVCHQKVEEIKGHNPPPSPWRDRPVEESLLLFEDMRKGKFGEGEATLRMKLVMEDGKMDPVAYRVKFTPHHRTGDKWCIYPTYDYTHCLCDSIEHITHSLCTKEFQARRSSYFWLCNALDVYCSVQWEYGRLNLLYTVVSKRKIIRLVETGAVRDWDDPRLFTLTALRRRGFPPEAINNFCARVGVTVAQATMEPHLLEACAREVLNEQAPRAMAVLEPLKVTITNFPAPKALEVLVPNFPADESRGFHKVPLHPTVYIEETDFREEADKGYKRLAPGQPVGLRHAGYVIAVQNVIKDVNGRVIELEVTCTKSDVAEKPKAFIHWVSEPLACEVRLYERLFLHKNPEDPSEVPGGFLSDLNPDSLRVVHNALVDSSVLSAQPFDKFQFERLGYFSVDPDSKEGKMVFNRTVTLKEDPGKA; encoded by the exons atggcggcggcggcggcgtcCACGGGGGCCATGGCGGCGGAGGAAGCGGAGGAGGCGCTGGGGCTGTTCACGGGAATCGGCCTCAGCGAGGCCAAGGCGCGCGAGACGCTGCGCAATGGGGCCCTCAGCGCGCTGCTGCGccgggctgtgctgcag GCTCGGAGCGCGCTGGGCCCGGCGCTGGACAAAGCCACGGGGACGCTGCTGTACAACGCGGCCGCCCGCCTCAAGGACCCGAAGCACCTCGGCTTCCTCGTGGGCTACATCGCCCGCAGGCAGATCCTCACCGACCTGCAGCTGAACG CCGCGCTGGAGTATCTGAGGAGCCACCCCCTGGAGCCCCTGGATGCGGCAGACTTCGAGCAAGCCTGTGGCGTGGGGGTCTGCATCACCCCCGAGCAGATCGAGGAGGCG GTGGAGGCCGTGATCAGCGAGCACCGAGcggagctgctggcagagcgCTACCACTTCAACATGGGGCTGCTGATGG GGGAAGCACGGAACCGGCTGCGGTGGGCGGACGGGAAGACCATCAAGAATGAGGTGGACCTGCAG GTGCTGCATTTGCTGGGACCAAAGACAGAAGCTGACCTGGAAAAGAAGCCAAAG GCTGCAAAGACCCGGCTGGCTCCGGCAGAGAAGCAGAAGGTGGCTGTGGTGGAGAATG GTGACGTGGGCACGGAGACACAGTCGCttttggagcagctgaggggagaAGCCCTCAAGTTCCACAAGCCAG GAGAGAACTACAAGACTGAGGGCTATGTGGTGACGCCCAACACCATGGCCCTGCTGAAGCAGCACCTGGCAATCACGGGTGGGCAG gTACGGACACGGTTCCCTCCAGAGCCCAACGGGATCCTGCACATCGGCCATGCTAAGGCCATCAATTTCAACTTTGGTTATGCCAAG GCCAATGGTGGTGTGTGCTTTCTGCGCTACGATGACACCAACCccgagaaggaggaggagaagtaCTTCACGGCCATTCGGGAGATGGTGGAGTGGCTGG GCTATCAGCCCTATGCAGTGACCCATGCATCGGATTACTTTGACCAGCTCTACACCTGGGCCCTGGAGCTCATCCGCAG GGGTCAGGCATACGTCTGCCATCAGAAGGTGGAGGAGATCAAGGGCCACAACCCTCCACCCTCACCATGGCGGGACCGGCCTGTGGAGGAGTCGCTCCTGCTCTTTGAG GACATGCGAAAGGGCAagtttggggagggggaggctACGCTGCGGATGAAGCTGGTGATGGAAGATGGGAAGATGGACCCTGTTGCCTACCGTGTCAAGTTCACTCCACACCACCGCACAGGGGACAAGTG GTGCATCTACCCCACGTATGATTACACACACTGCCTCTGCGACTCCATCGAGCACATCACGCACTCCCTCTGCACCAAGGAGTTCCAGGCCAG GCGCTCCTCCTACTTCTGGCTGTGCAATGCGCTGGATGTCTACTGCTCTGTGCAGTGGGAGTACGGGCGCCTGAACCTGCTCTACACTGTCGTCTCCAAGAGGAAGATCATCCGACTGGTGGAGACGGGTGCTGTGAG GGACTGGGATGACCCACGGCTCTTCACGCTGACAGCCCTGCGCCGGCGAGGCTTCCCCCCCGAGGCTATCAACAACTTCTGTGCACGG GTTGGCGTGACAGTGGCCCAGGCAACAATGGAGCCGCATCTGCTGGAGGCCTGTGCACGAGAGGTGCTGAATGAGCAGGCCCCCCGTGCCATGGCCGTCCTGGAGCCCCTCAAGGTCACCATCACCAACTTCCCTGCTCCAAAG gcTCTTGAGGTCCTTGTGCCCAACTTTCCAGCTGATGAGAGCCGTGGTTTTCACAAAGTGCCCTTGCATCCCACTGTCTACATTGAGGAGACAGACTTCAGAGAG GAGGCAGACAAGGGCTACAAGCGCCTGGCCCCAGGGCAGCCGGTGGGGCTGCGCCATGCTGGCTATGTCATCGCTGTCCAGAACGTCATCAAG gacGTCAATGGGCGCGTGATTGAGCTGGAGGTGACCTGCACCAAGTCAGATGTGGCAGAAAAGCCCAAAGCCTTCATCCACTGGGTGTCAGAGCCACTGGCATGTGAAGTGCGGCTTTACGAGCGGCT GTTTTTGCACAAAAATCCCGAGGACCCGTCAGAGGTGCCCGGAGGCTTTCTGAGTGACCTCAATCCT GATTCCCTGCGTGTGGTGCACAATGCTCTGGTCGACAGCTCTGTCCTCTCTGCCCAACCCTTTGACAAGTTCCAGTTTGAGCGGCTGGGCTACTTCTCTGTGGATCCTGACAGCAAGGAGGGGAAG ATGGTGTTCAATCGGACAGTGACGCTGAAGGAGGACCCCGGCAAGGCCTGA
- the LOC139669725 gene encoding epidermal differentiation-specific protein-like isoform X2, translating into MQGPTSSSTVAIPRAGAQSTMNRITVYERANFEGLSREFTCDVPDLHELDFGNCIASLKVVGQPWIAYTDPKYEGEPHVFEEGEYPSVERPNSFSALRLVHHDLGNPQITLYEHPNFQGACKVVTEETNLAYGYFNDRVASHVVQRDVWLLYQHPSRGGWHCLAWPGEHLADYKLELNFQSRLSHLRPLRPGLPLVSARLLWEQKRVEEEREVLVDEIEGVNETESEQALAASSSREYGTTLCQSFHFSNATSLKAGLSFTLTVEASNIFTVQKGRSESSTRRQRVEVQLPAKIPPRTALSIQVLRKEVTLSVPVLLTITQNEAVRTEIGEYRSISGTNISARYSLKPLPAAGREQAVTGGTDAVPGTRMEL; encoded by the exons ATGCAGGgtcccacctccagcagcacgGTGGCCATCCCAAG GGCAGGTGCCCAGAGCACCATGAACCGGATCACGGTGTATGAGCGTGCCAACTTCGAGGGGCTGAGTCGGGAGTTCACCTGTGATGTGCCCGACTTGCACGAGCTGGATTTTGGGAACTGCATCGCCTCCCTGAAGGTGGTAGGGCAGCCCTGGATCGCCTACACAGACCCCAAGTACGAGGGGGAGCCGCACGTCTTTGAGGAGGGCGAGTACCCCTCTGTGGAGCGGCCCAACAGCTTCTCGGCGCTGCGCCTTGTGCACCATGACCTGGGGAACCCACAAATCACCCTCTACGAGCACCCCAACTTCCAAGGCGCCTGCAAGGTGGTGACAGAGGAGACCAACCTGGCGTACGGGTACTTCAATGACCGAGTGGCCTCCCACGTGGTGCAGCGAGACGTCTGGCTGCTCTACCAGCACCCCAGCCGGGgcggctggcactgcctggcatgGCCCGGGGAGCATCTCGCTGACTACAAACTGGAGCTGAACTTCCAGTCTCGGCTGTCCCACCTGCGCCCACTGCGGCCCGGGCTGCCACTGGTCTCAGCACGTCTCCTTTGGGAGCAGAAGCGGGTGGAGGAGGAGCgggaggtgctggtggatgagatcGAGGGGGTGAACGAGACGGAGTCGGAGCAGGCActggcagccagcagcagccGGGAGTACGGCACCACGCTCTGCCAGAGCTTCCACTTCAGCAATGCCACCAGCCTCAAAGCTGGGCTCTCCTTCACACTGACTGTGGAAGCCTCCAACATCTTCACGGTGCAGAAAGGGCGCAGCGAGTCCAGCACCCGCCGGCAGCGCGTGGAGGTGCAGCTGCCGGCCAAGATCCCCCCGCGCACAGCCCTCAGCATCCAGGTCTTGCGGAAGGAGGTGACACTGTCCGTGCCAGTCCTGCTCACCATCACCCAGAACGAGGCAGTTCGCACGGAGATAGGCGAGTACCGCAGCATATCAGGGACCAACATCAGTGCCCGCTACAGCTTAAAGCCATTGCCAGCAgcgggcagggagcaggcagtcACCGGGGGGACAGATGCGGTGCCTGGCACCAGGATGGAGCTCTAG
- the LOC139669725 gene encoding epidermal differentiation-specific protein-like isoform X1, which translates to MHTVISAGRAEAPLIIGGDSLHMPGAQQDFPAGLVCGIDWYPGAPTGVQGLAGSPAPEWGQSWAWGVGASTVIAFASCCSTPWPRHPFLKGTTARCCWHRRAGAQSTMNRITVYERANFEGLSREFTCDVPDLHELDFGNCIASLKVVGQPWIAYTDPKYEGEPHVFEEGEYPSVERPNSFSALRLVHHDLGNPQITLYEHPNFQGACKVVTEETNLAYGYFNDRVASHVVQRDVWLLYQHPSRGGWHCLAWPGEHLADYKLELNFQSRLSHLRPLRPGLPLVSARLLWEQKRVEEEREVLVDEIEGVNETESEQALAASSSREYGTTLCQSFHFSNATSLKAGLSFTLTVEASNIFTVQKGRSESSTRRQRVEVQLPAKIPPRTALSIQVLRKEVTLSVPVLLTITQNEAVRTEIGEYRSISGTNISARYSLKPLPAAGREQAVTGGTDAVPGTRMEL; encoded by the exons ATGCACACCGTAATTAGCGCGGGCAGGGCGGAAGCACCACTGATAATTGGCGGTGACTCGTTACACATGCCCGGGGCTCAGCAGGACTTTCCGGCAGGGCTGGTCTGCGGGATCGACTGGTATCCCGGTGCACCGACTGGCGTGCAGGGCCTGGCTGGCTCCCCAGCACCAGAGTGGGGACAGAGTTGGGCGTGGGGTGTGGGGGCGAGCACCGTCATCGCCTTCGCTTCGTGCTGCAGCACGCCCTGGCCCCGCCACCCCTTCCTAAAAGGCACAACTGCaaggtgctgctggcacagacg GGCAGGTGCCCAGAGCACCATGAACCGGATCACGGTGTATGAGCGTGCCAACTTCGAGGGGCTGAGTCGGGAGTTCACCTGTGATGTGCCCGACTTGCACGAGCTGGATTTTGGGAACTGCATCGCCTCCCTGAAGGTGGTAGGGCAGCCCTGGATCGCCTACACAGACCCCAAGTACGAGGGGGAGCCGCACGTCTTTGAGGAGGGCGAGTACCCCTCTGTGGAGCGGCCCAACAGCTTCTCGGCGCTGCGCCTTGTGCACCATGACCTGGGGAACCCACAAATCACCCTCTACGAGCACCCCAACTTCCAAGGCGCCTGCAAGGTGGTGACAGAGGAGACCAACCTGGCGTACGGGTACTTCAATGACCGAGTGGCCTCCCACGTGGTGCAGCGAGACGTCTGGCTGCTCTACCAGCACCCCAGCCGGGgcggctggcactgcctggcatgGCCCGGGGAGCATCTCGCTGACTACAAACTGGAGCTGAACTTCCAGTCTCGGCTGTCCCACCTGCGCCCACTGCGGCCCGGGCTGCCACTGGTCTCAGCACGTCTCCTTTGGGAGCAGAAGCGGGTGGAGGAGGAGCgggaggtgctggtggatgagatcGAGGGGGTGAACGAGACGGAGTCGGAGCAGGCActggcagccagcagcagccGGGAGTACGGCACCACGCTCTGCCAGAGCTTCCACTTCAGCAATGCCACCAGCCTCAAAGCTGGGCTCTCCTTCACACTGACTGTGGAAGCCTCCAACATCTTCACGGTGCAGAAAGGGCGCAGCGAGTCCAGCACCCGCCGGCAGCGCGTGGAGGTGCAGCTGCCGGCCAAGATCCCCCCGCGCACAGCCCTCAGCATCCAGGTCTTGCGGAAGGAGGTGACACTGTCCGTGCCAGTCCTGCTCACCATCACCCAGAACGAGGCAGTTCGCACGGAGATAGGCGAGTACCGCAGCATATCAGGGACCAACATCAGTGCCCGCTACAGCTTAAAGCCATTGCCAGCAgcgggcagggagcaggcagtcACCGGGGGGACAGATGCGGTGCCTGGCACCAGGATGGAGCTCTAG